CTTATCTGTGCGAAGTACTTGCCGGTGGAATTCAATTGATGAAACCACTGTTATTACATTCATCTTCTAAATCCGAAAAACAAAAGAGACGTGTCATTCATTTAGAATTTTCTTCATCTGAACTTCCAGACGGTCTGGAATGGCTGGAACGAGAGCGTATTTAAAGTTTAGCCAGTAATGACCAAAACATTCTTAATTTTTCACAATATTAAAAAGTGATGTTACCCCATCCATCTCCACTTGAATAAAATACACTCCTCTTTCTCCGATTAATTCTAAACTTAATTTATCCGTATTATTTCTTTGTATCGGTCCCATCACTTGCTGACCAACACCGTCAAACACATTTATTTCAATATTTTGATAAACTCTCCCTAGATCTATGGTCACATCCCCTCCAGTCGGATTAGGATACACATTAAAGTTAGGATTAAATACAAAGTCCTTGATCCCTACATTTGTTAAAGTAACACAAGATGATGTGTCTGTACAACCATTCATTGTTATTTCTACAGCATAATTGCCACTTTGCGTTGCCGTATAACTAAAATTAGTTTGATCAGGAATCATTGTATAATTTGAAGAACAATCTAACCATTGATAGCTTGCGCCAGTATGATTCGCACTAATCGTATTTCCGTTTATAGTTAAAGATGTATCAATTGTAGTAATCGTTAAGCTTAATGTTACGATACTATCACACCCTAAAGTATTTGTTAAAGTATCTTGATATACACCTGATATAGTCCAGGTTTTACCACTTACTGAGGTATAACTATTACATGCCGTTTTCGTATCCGATCCTGTGGTTGATTGATTTATTGTGAGCGTCAGAGTCACAATGCTATCACATCCCATAGTATTCGTTAAAGTATCCTGATATACACCAGATGTCGTCCAGGTTTTACCACTCACAGAGGTATAACTATCACAAGCTGTTTGAATATCCACTCCAGACGTTGACTGATTTATCGTTAGATTAAGGGTTATAATACTATCGCAGCCATTCGCATTCGTCAAGGTATCCATTGCAGTATTATTATTCATAGAATAGGTCACACCATTGATCCACGTATAAGCATCACATGCGATTTGAGTATCTACTCCGAATGTTGAATTATTGATCGTTAGATTCAACGTAACTATACTATCGCAACCATTGGAGTTAGTTAGGGTGTCCTTTGCCGTGTTATTATTAGCTGTATAAGTAATACCATCTATCCATGTATAGGAACCACAAGCATATTGAACATCAACACCAGTTGTTAAATGATTTATGATAAGTGTTAAAGTCACTATACTATCGCATCCCAAAGCATTTGTTAAAGTATCTTGATATACACCTGATGTAGTCCAAGTTTTTCCACTTACTGAGGTATAACTATCACATGCAATTTGATTATCAAACCCTGTTGTTGAATTATTTATCGTGAGTATCAAAGTCACAATACTATCGCAACCATTCGCATTCGTTAAAGTATCCTGGTAAACACCTGATGTAGTCCAGGTTTTACCGCTCACTGAGGTATAACTATCACAAGCCGTTTGAATATCGACTCCGGTCGTTGATTGATTTATCGTTAGATTAAGTGTTATAATACTATCACAGCCATTCGCATTCGTCAAGGTATCCATTGCAGTATTATTATTCATCGTATAAGTTACACCATTGATCCATGTATAAGCATCACAGGCTATTTGAGTATCTACTCCGAATGTTGGACTATAGATCGTTAGATTCAATGTAACTATACTATCGCAACCATTGGAATTAATTAGCGTATCCTTTGCAGTATTATTACTAGTCGTATATGTCACCCCATCTATCCAGGTATAAGAACCACAAGCGGATTGAACATCCACTCCTGTTGTCAGATGATTAATCATTAAGCTTAATGTTACGATACTATCACATCCCAAAGCATTTGTTAAAGTATCCTGATATACACCTGATGTAGTCCAGGTTTTACCACTTACTGAGGTATAACTATCACATGCCGTTTGATTATCTATACCAAATGTAGATTGATTTATCGTGAGTGTTAAGGTTACAATACTATCACATCCCAAAGCATTTGTTAAAGTATCTTGATAAATACCTGATGTAGTCCAGGTTTTACCGCTCACTGAGGTATAACTATCACAAGCTGTTTGAACTTCAACTCCGGTCGTTGACTGATTTATCGTTAGATTAAGTGTTATAATACTATCGCAACCATTCGCATTCGTCAAAGTATCCATTGCAGTATTATTATTCATGGTATAGGTCACTCCATTGATCCACGTATAAGCATCACATGCGATTTGAGTATCTACTCCGAATGTTGGATTATTGATTGTTAGATTCAATATAACTATACTATCGCAACCATTGGAATTAATTAGTGTATCCTTTGCTGTATTATTACTTGTCGTATATGTCACCCCATCTATCCATGTATAACTATCACATGCAATGATATCATCAACAACCAGATCGGAGTTAATTGTTAAATTCAACATAACCACACTATCGCAACCATTGGAATTAATTAATGTATCCTTAGCAGTAAAATTACTGGAAGTATAGGTAATTCCATTAATCCAGGTATAACTATCACAAGCCACATGCGTATCCGTAGCAGTATTGGAATTAACTATAGTGAGATTAAGAGTTACTACACTATCGCACCCCAGTACGTTGGTTAAGGTATCTAATGTAGTGAAATTATTGGAGGTATAGGTTACTCCATTTATCCAGGTATAGCTATCACATGCTGTGATGACATCCACCCCTGTATTCGCATTAATGGTTAGATTTAACGTGATCACACTATCACACCCAGAAGTATTGGTCATAACATATGTTGCCGTATTATTTGAAGCGTAATAAGTAACCCCATTAATCCAGGTATAACTACTGGAACAAGAATATTGCGTATCTATAACGGAATCAACACATAAAACTTTGACCAAAAAACCATCATTAAGACCGCCATGAATATTCTGATGTCCATTTATAGCCATACTGGAAGTAGACGATGTTATTCCAGTCATATATAAACTTCCATAGTCTCCAATGGCACAATACGGATATCCCTCATCACCAATTCCTCCATAATAGGAGCCCCACAATCTTCCCCCTATAGAATTAAATTTAACTAAAAAAATATCATCAAAACCGCCAGAACTTAAAGTATCCTGAAAACCTGCATGAGCAATATTGGTATCTGATCTGGTCATCCCAGCCATGTATACATTCCCGGAATTATCAACTGCACAAGAATAACCATGATCCGCATGATTCCCTCCATAATAAGTCCCCCATTTTCGAACTCCAGATGAACTAAATTTAACTAAGTATCCCTCTGAATATCCCATTCCTCCCATAAACTGATTTTGGAAACCTCCATACGCTATATTGTTTCCCGAATATGTAGATCCTGTTAAATAAACGTTTCCAGAATCATCCGAGGCACAAAAGGTTCCATAATCAATTCCTGTCCCACCATAATAAGTAGCCCAAACTCGTCCACCTAAACTATTAAATTTCACCAAAAAAGCATCACTCAGGCCTCCTCCATGTGTATTTTGCATCCCTCCTGATGCAATGTTGGTAGTTGACCTTGTAGTTCCTACCAAATACACATTCCCAGAATCATCTACTGAACAAAGTCCTCTATCTTCCTCATCTGTTCCACCATAATAAGTACTCCATATACGGGTTCCTGAAGAACTAAATTTAGCCAAAAAAGCATCTCCAAACAATGGTCCACCATTAAATGAATTATCATAACCACCACTAGCTATATTGGATGTGGACTGAGTAATACCAGATATATATACATTCCCTTGATTGTCAACACTACTAGAGTTTATCACATCTATGGTATTTCCTCCATAATACGTTCCCCACTGTCGCACTCCTTGTGTATTAAACTTTACTAAAAAAGCATCAATATAACCACCACCATAAGTGTTTTGGTGTCCTCCAATAGCTATACTTGAGTTCGAGTTAGCATACGATCTGGTGGAACCTGCCAAATACACATTCCCAGAATCATCTACTGAACAGGTGTATCCAACTTCTCCTAAATTACCTCCATAATACGTTCCCCACAATCGCACTCCTTGTGCATTAAACTTCACTAAAAAAGCATCACCACCATTTAAATATACATTTTGATGTCCACCAGCCGCTATATTGTTTGTAGAAGTAGTATTTCCTGCCATATATACATTCCCAGAATCATCTACAGCACAAGCATAACCTCGTTCTCCTATAAGTCCGCCATAATAAGTAGCCCAACCAATTACAGGATCTATTATTAACAATTCCGTTTTGTTATACTCTGGAATTTTAAAACTAATCTCATCCTTATCTAATTCAAAATAAGTTAACAACTTTCTATCTCCCTGGTAACTTATTGGGTGGTCTTCATAAACTTTACCCATACGATTGATCATCGTTAATGAACCTGTATCATCTAATTTAATTTGTTCGGCATCAATTACTTTTATCTTGATCTGATTTGGATTACCTCCGGGATGAACAATAAAGTCATACTTAATTACCCCATTCTTACAATAAATAACCCAATCAATATCTGGATAAATGTCATGATAGGTGATTTCAGCATAGGAATGTACATTTAACGCATTAAGCTTGTAATATTGATTATAATCTTTACTTTTTCCTTCCATGGTAATGATCGCATTAGGGTTGGCACCTACTAACTTAAAGTCCATTCGGTAAGTTTCCAAACTTATTTCATCAGTCAAGTCTTCCATTAACTCAGGTAGTATACCCTTTTGGAATTTATCCAATGATTCCGTGTTATCCGAATATTGAATTTTATTAAATTGATAGGCAATTCCTGTGGATAATAGAAAAACAGACAGGTCACCGCTTTGATATATAAACTTCACTCTGGAAGCATCCTCCCCTGTTACCTGTCCTTTGTTTTCTTCAAAACCGAAATGTTGGTTATCAATATATTGTTGTATTTCCTCTAACTTAGAAGGTGCATTCTCATTATCTACGGCTAAGAGAGTAATGGAATATAAAAAGAGTATCAGTATACCTAGGGATTTCATAAAATGAATTGTTTAATTCGAGTCGCAAATATAGACACTTAACATGGAAGAACTTGAGAAACTATTATATTAACCTCAAAAAATAAAAACAAATAGGATTACACCAAAAACTCTAACTCAACTTAAAAACTATAGGCAAATTATATTTCACACGCGTCTTTCTGTTCTCGCTAATCCCAGGTAGCCAATTAGGCATTGATTTAATCACTCTTATGGCTTCATGATCTATGGAAGGACATAAACCTCTTAGAATTTTAATGTCGATAATTTCACCATTTTCATCTATAATAAATGAAGCATATAACCTACCCTGAATATCACTATCTCGAGCATCAGGTGGGTAACGTAGGTTTTTACCCAGGAACGCATACATTTCTGATTCTCCACCGGGAAATACAGGCTCTTGATTGACTACCTGTTTTTTAGGATTGACTTCTTTACCATCTTCATTCCAATAAGTAGCGCTTACAGCTTCCCCTTGTTCATAAACAACTACACCACTAGGTTTCCCGGAATTAAAATAGTACTTCCACTCTCCTATTTTATCTCCATTTTCATATGCACCTGTATCATAAACTAATTTTTCAGATCCATAAAACACGTAGGTACCATGGAGTTTCCCCTCCTCATTATAATGTTTGGTATATTCTTTATCTCCATCATCAAAAAAACCAATCCACTCTCCCAAACGATTACCATTTAAATATTGGCCAGTACTTTTGACTTTACCGTTTTGATGTAAGCTGATCCAAATCGAGTCTTTTTCGCCTTCAGCATTGTAATTACCATAGGACTTCTTTTCTCCTGTAGGATAATAAATCGTCCAAAGTCCAACCTGAATATTATTTAAATATTTGCCAGTTTGATGCAAACTCCCATCCGAATAAAACGTTTCAAATTGTCCATCTCTAATTTTACTATCCTTGTTTTGATAATATCCTTTTTGATACATCACCCCTTTCATCGTATAGATTTCAGAGTATGATACCTCCTTATTTACTTTCACCTTTTTTTGGTAGTAAAAAGCTTTCTTTTGGCTGGTCTTTGAGAAATCATGTTTCAAGTAAACGGTTGTTGTATCCTGTGCTGATAGACCAACACTTAAACTTATCAGTATGAAGGCAACTAAGTATTTCATGGTTTGTTTTTGTATCATTAATCTTATTGGAAACGAGGTGTAAATGTAGACTTTTTCATTTATCGTAAGCAACAGAAATGAGCATTAAATGATCTCCTAAGAAACCCGACTATAAAAACATTAAATCACGAATAGGGCGTTCCGGAATTTGAGAATAACGATGCATAAATTGTTTTGGCGTAACCCCAGAATAACCTTTAAACTTTCTAATAAAGTGGGATTGATCATAATATCCTAAATCCAACCCAATGGTGGTTAAATCACTTTGATCACTTCTTTCCAGAGCTATAAGCGCCTTTTCAAATCGAGAGAGTCCCAGATATTTCCCCATAGAAACTCCGGTATGGGTTACAAATTTCTGCTCTATCCTTCTTCTACTCAGTCCAATTTTTGAAAAGTCGAATTGATCTAGCGTTAGATCTGTATTGTTTTTAATGAGATGGGCAATCCATAACGAAATAGGATCAGTTTGATAACGCTCTATTTTTTGAAACAAACTCTTTTCTAAAACATCTATTATTTCTTCTTCATTCTGTGCCGTATGAAGCATATCCGATACATCACGATATTCACTTATATCAGATATATCAGTGGTTTTAGATGAAAAATCAACCATGGGAATCTGCATTAAAAAATCTGCTGACCACGCATTCAAACTAACACCAACAGCTTTAAAAGGCTCGGTATACACAATGCTTACCGTATTTTTTAAATGACCAGAAAAGAAGACCTTATGTTCTCCATTCAATTCAAAAAACAATTCAAAACGACCAAATGGAAAAAGAGTCTGCTGAAAAGGTAAATCGGATTTCTCCACCTGAAAAAACCAAAAATGATCTACGACAGAATTTAACGCCTGATTCGGTTGGATTTTTTTGTACTGCATTTCGTTTTTGTACAATTTATTGCTTCCAAATATATGGTTATTTGCCATGCATTTAGAAACAGCAATTAATTAAAGAATGAACTTAAACATGGACTTAACAAATAATGTGGATTACATCAAACTGAATAAAGAATCCTGGGAATCTCGACTACAAACACATTTAGATTCAGAATTTTATGCGGTAGCAAAATTTAAACAAGGAGCCAGTTCCTTAAACCAAATAGAATTGGATATGCTAGGTGATATTCAAGGTAAATCCATTTTGCATTTACAATGTCATTTCGGGCAAGACTCGATGTCTTTAAGCCGGATGGGAGCCCAGGTTACCGGAGTTGATTTTTCAGAAGATTCAATAAAAAAGGCGCAAGAAATAGCCTTTGAGCTTGGGTTGGATACACAATTCGTATGTTGTGATATCTATGACTTAAAGAATCACTTAGACCAGAAATTCGATATTGTATTTACAACATATGGTACAATCACCTGGCTTCCTGACCTGGATCGTTGGGCCGATATCATTCAACATTTTCTAAAACCAGGTGGCGAATTTGTGTTTGCAGAATTTCATCCCTTTGTATGGATGTTTGATGATGATCTCAAAAAAGTCATTTACAACTACGATAACAAGGAGGCAATTGTTGAAGAGGAAGAAGGTACTTATGCCAATCCAGACTCCAAAATCACACAAACCAGTATGACCTGGAATCACGCCATGAGCGAAGTTCTGACCAGTTTAATTCAGCATAAACTGATGATAACTGATATTATGGAATACGATTACGCACCATATCCATTTGTAAAAAACTGCGAGGAATTTGAAACAGGAAAATATAGGATCACACATTTTAAAAACAGAATTCCGCTGGTATACTCTATTAAGGCAATTAAAACTCAATAATAACCTACAGCGAATTCACAATATTTGTTCTTGTTTTACCAATATGATTAATGATATATTTTGCCGGATGCTGAGCCTGTCGAAGTAACAAGGCAAATAAATCATCATCACATTAATTTCAAATTAACGCGATAAACTAGTGCTTGCCAGCGAATACACTATTTTCCTTTTTTGCTTGCTCAAAAAACGAAACCAAAAAAGAGCACTCTTCACAATGCATTTTTAGCTTCACTTGGTTACACTAAAACCGAAGCTTAATGACTAAAATAGCTCCAAGGCTTCGCTATTTCTTAACGTCATCAACTTCTATGCTGCATGAAGAGAATAAAAACCAGAATATTATTGAATTGATATTTATCCGATATAATCCTTAGTAAACAATCGTTATTTCCTTTAAATATTTAACAGCTCTAAATTAAAAAAGTGCGCTGGCCACAGAACAAATAGCGGGCAAGCGTTGGAGTGAATGCCAAATCTGTAGAAAATCATCAAAGGCGTTTACGTTTCCCCTATTTGGGGACTACTTTGATTGCTTTTCAAGGATTTGGCAGAGCGCGTGGATAGCATTATTTGTTCTTGATTTTTGCACCACTTTGTATCAGGACAAAGTGGTAAATCAAAATATCTAATACGATTAATGATTTATTTTGCCGGATGCTGAGCCTCTCGAAGTAACAAGGCAAATAAATCATCATCACATTAATTTCAAATTAACGCGATAAACCATCACAAACCAACTATGACTTACGCCATCTCCTCAAAATTGAAGTAATATCACTTTTTACTTCCGAACGAATCATCCTTTTCGTTTTGCCTTTATTGAATTGACTGTCGTAATCCGTTTCAGCATGACGAATATGCGCTTCCACAGCCAAATCAATCATCTTGGCATCAAATTGCTTAGCGTCAGCGGTTCTACCCACTCTTCCACTATACTTCTCGCACGCATGTTGCGCAATAGCTTCTTCTCTTCCTTTTGGACAATTGGGGTATCTATTTCGAATGGCTTTTGAAAATTCTGCCACATAGATTTTATCCTCTGCTGCTCTTTTCACAGCGGCTTTTGCATTGTTTTTCGCTCTTTTCTCCTGATCCGCTAAACACTCTTTTTTTGCCAACTCTATTGCTACTGCTTCTACATATTGACCTTTACGTTCAAAACGTCTACGTCTTTTATTCCAGACATATAATACACCACAATAACTCGAATGCTTTTTTGATCTTCTCGTCATCGCAGCATCACCAGGTTCCAAAAAAGCTGCATTTACATATGGCGAACATTTAAAACAAGTTCCACGATGTTCTTCTGATTCAGCTACAAACTTTTCTCCAAAACGCACCGACCTTTTACACCTTTGACAACTAAGTGTTTCCTTTTTGGTTACATATACATTTCGTGTAAAAGTGTGCATTCGATTCCCTATTTAAAGAATCGCAAATAAAAGGATTTACAGGTATTACGGAGAAATCCCACTGACAATAATTATCAGGATCCTGGATATTATCCTGAGATTTCGAATTACTTTTGGCGATTCTTAAAATCTGATGTTATGACAAAGAAGGAGAAAGTAGCTAATAATAGACGATTAGGTCAAATTTGGATGGAAATTAGAGCTTACAAAAATGCTTCAAAAACACGTTCATCAGGTTCGAGTTGGCCAGAGATTCAATCTAAATATCAAGAGTTTGTAAAGAATAACGAAGGTCTTTGTCTGGCTATTGAAAGCGCCTACCCTAAATCAGTGGATCAATTAAAGGAATTGAAATACCCGAATGATATTGATAAAACCATAGCCGCGTTAAATGCGGTTATTCCTTCGGATGAGGGCTAAGTATACAACATAATTAAAATACATAAACACGCTATTTTCCTTTTTTGCTTGCTCAAAAAAGTTATCTCCGTTAAATATTAAACTGATTTAGCACTAAAATCATAAAAGTGTGCTGGCAGCAGAACAAATAGCGGGCAAGCGTTGGAGTGAATGCCAAATCTGTAGAAAATCATCAAAGGCGTTTACGTTTCCCCTATTTGGGGACTACTTTGATTGCTTTTCAAGGATTTGGCAGAGTGCTTGGATAGCATTATTTGTTCTTGATTTTTGCGCCACTTTGTATCCAAACAAAGTGGTATAACAAAACATCTAAATAAGATTAATCAAACCTCCAAAACAAACTCCGTTCTACCAGATTCCGAACTGGCAGAAATACTCCCCTTATGTTTCCGCATAATCTGCTTAGACAAACTCAAACCAATTCCTGAACCATTTTCTTTGGACGTATAAAATGGCAAGAAGATTTTATCCTGTTCTTCAGGCAGAAATCCCTTTCCATTATCAATCACACGAAGTTTCAGCGCTCCATTTACTCCTTGTTCAGCAATCACTTCAATTTTCTTATCTGAGCTATTTTCCAGCGCTTGTACCGCATTCTGAAGTAAATTCAACACCACATGTGTTAAAAGTCTTTCATCACCATGAAATACCTCTTGCGGATACTGATTACTTACGTTTAGTTCAATCTCTAAATCCTCTGCTTGTCCTCTAAAAAGTAATACTACAGAATCTAACCAGTTTTGCAGATGAATCACTCCAAATTCCGGTTCCGGAATCTTAGTCAATTTACGGTAATTATCCACAAAACCACGGAGTCCACTCGCCCGCTCTCCTATCACCTGCAGTCCTTTCACGGTATTATCAATATCCGTTTGTTGCAATTGAGCTAACTGTACCGGAGTGTCATTTTGAATAAAATAACCACTCAAAGTTTGACTTAAAGAAGTAATCGGTGCAATAGAATTCATGATCTCATGTGCCATGATGCGCATCAACTTCTGCCAGGTATCCAACTCGTGGGCTTCAACCTCGGTTTTGATGTCATACAAAGAGAAAATGCGATACGTTTTATCTGAGAACCGAATCTGTGCTACTTTCACCGCCACAAGCTTTAATTGATTTCCATCCAAAATCTTTAAATGCTCACTTTGATCCGGTTTTAAATTTTGCATTAAAGCAAACAATGTAGGTTGATGTTGCTCCAACCTACGCATATGAGTTAAATTCGGTAAGCCAATGATTTGAAGCGCAGTATCGTTTACAATCTCAACAAATTGTTCATCATCCACAGCAATCAATCCGCTAGCTGATCGCTTCATAAATTCTTTAAAAAATCGTTCGCTATTGGCTTCACGAATTCTAATATCTGTGATGACCTCATTCATCTCGTTTAGCTTCTGATACAATTCGTTGAGATGCGGGTCATTCTGATCTGTAGAAAATCGCAAACTCCCATCTTCATACTTCACCCCTTCAAAAAACAAATGCACTTTGCTATGCATTTGAAACATCCACTGCAAAGTGCTCCACACAACCACAAACATGAGCAATACAGCCAATGCTCCCAATTCCCAATATTGATACACAAAAGCCAGCGTTCCTCCGGAGACCAAAAGAATCAATAAGACCAGACGCCATAAAACCGAGGTATATCTAGAGCGCATAACGTTTGATTTTGTTGTACAATGTCTGACGTGTCACGCCCAGTTTCTCTGCCACCAAAGACAAATTCCCCTGATAACGATCCATCGCGTTAATAATCAAGTCTTTTTCCATTTCCGAAAGTGATGGTAATTCTTTGGGCATAGATGAATTTACTGCTTTTAAATCAAAATCTGCCGGCATCAATACATCTCCTTCCGATAAAATCACCGCTTTTTCAATGGTATGTTGCAATTCCCGAACATTCCCAGGCCAATGGTAATTATTAAGTTTACGTAAAGCCTGGGTTCCCAGTCTTAGATGTGGTTTCTGATACTTTTTCTGATATACCTTCAAAAAATGAGTTGCTAATAATTCAATATCTTCTCCCCGTTCTCTTAATGGCGGCAACTCAATCTGAATGGTATTAATCCGATACAATAAATCTTGTCTAAAACTTCCCTCTTGTACCATTTGGTCCAAATTGGCATTTGATGCAGCAATCAATCGGATATCTACAGGAACCGCTTTACTCGTTCCTAAAGGAAACACCGTTCGACTTTCCAACGCTACCAGAATCTTAGATTGCAATGGCATGGTTAAATTTCCAATCTCATCTAAAAACAAAGTGCCTTTATCTGCCAATTGAAATTTACCCGGTTTATCGGATTTCGCATCGGTAAACGCGCCTTTTTTATATCCAAACAACTCACTTTCAAATAAGTTTTCCGGAATGGCACCCATATCTACATTCATCAACAAACCTTGATGACGGGCAGATAACCTATGGATTTGTTCCGCAATTACGGCTTTCCCGGTTCCATTCTCTCCTGTAATCAAAACATTGGCATCGGTAGCTGCCACCTTTTCCGCCATCCGCAATACTTTTTGCATGGCTTCAGATTGCCCTATCAGTTCATTCCGGGACTGTAGCGCATCTTTGAGATAAGATTCACGCTGTTTCATCTCCGATAACTTCTGATGCGATTGACGCAACTTTAAAGCGGATTGCAAGGTCGCACGTAGCTTTTCATTATCCCAGGGTTTAAGCACAAAATCTACCGCACCTAATTTCAGTGCTTTTACAGCCAATTCCACATCTCCATATGCAGTGATCATGATCACTTCGATCTGCGGACTCCATTTTTTAATCTCCTGTAACCAGTACAATCCTTCATTGCCAGTATTTAATCCGGCAGAAAAGTTCATATCCAACAAAGCCACATCAAAGTCATTACGATCCAGCTGTTCTTTGATCAAATTCGGGTTGGCCAAACACTCGATTTCTTCAAAGTCACTCTGCAACATCAATCGCAAAGCACTCAAAGCGCTTTGGTTGTCATCTACGATTAAAATTCGTCCGGTTTTCATATCGAAATCAAATGTACAAAATGCAAACACGCGATAGCAAAGTGTAAAAATATTAGACAGTGGATT
This genomic interval from bacterium SCSIO 12643 contains the following:
- a CDS encoding SBBP repeat-containing protein → MKSLGILILFLYSITLLAVDNENAPSKLEEIQQYIDNQHFGFEENKGQVTGEDASRVKFIYQSGDLSVFLLSTGIAYQFNKIQYSDNTESLDKFQKGILPELMEDLTDEISLETYRMDFKLVGANPNAIITMEGKSKDYNQYYKLNALNVHSYAEITYHDIYPDIDWVIYCKNGVIKYDFIVHPGGNPNQIKIKVIDAEQIKLDDTGSLTMINRMGKVYEDHPISYQGDRKLLTYFELDKDEISFKIPEYNKTELLIIDPVIGWATYYGGLIGERGYACAVDDSGNVYMAGNTTSTNNIAAGGHQNVYLNGGDAFLVKFNAQGVRLWGTYYGGNLGEVGYTCSVDDSGNVYLAGSTRSYANSNSSIAIGGHQNTYGGGYIDAFLVKFNTQGVRQWGTYYGGNTIDVINSSSVDNQGNVYISGITQSTSNIASGGYDNSFNGGPLFGDAFLAKFSSSGTRIWSTYYGGTDEEDRGLCSVDDSGNVYLVGTTRSTTNIASGGMQNTHGGGLSDAFLVKFNSLGGRVWATYYGGTGIDYGTFCASDDSGNVYLTGSTYSGNNIAYGGFQNQFMGGMGYSEGYLVKFSSSGVRKWGTYYGGNHADHGYSCAVDNSGNVYMAGMTRSDTNIAHAGFQDTLSSGGFDDIFLVKFNSIGGRLWGSYYGGIGDEGYPYCAIGDYGSLYMTGITSSTSSMAINGHQNIHGGLNDGFLVKVLCVDSVIDTQYSCSSSYTWINGVTYYASNNTATYVMTNTSGCDSVITLNLTINANTGVDVITACDSYTWINGVTYTSNNFTTLDTLTNVLGCDSVVTLNLTIVNSNTATDTHVACDSYTWINGITYTSSNFTAKDTLINSNGCDSVVMLNLTINSDLVVDDIIACDSYTWIDGVTYTTSNNTAKDTLINSNGCDSIVILNLTINNPTFGVDTQIACDAYTWINGVTYTMNNNTAMDTLTNANGCDSIITLNLTINQSTTGVEVQTACDSYTSVSGKTWTTSGIYQDTLTNALGCDSIVTLTLTINQSTFGIDNQTACDSYTSVSGKTWTTSGVYQDTLTNALGCDSIVTLSLMINHLTTGVDVQSACGSYTWIDGVTYTTSNNTAKDTLINSNGCDSIVTLNLTIYSPTFGVDTQIACDAYTWINGVTYTMNNNTAMDTLTNANGCDSIITLNLTINQSTTGVDIQTACDSYTSVSGKTWTTSGVYQDTLTNANGCDSIVTLILTINNSTTGFDNQIACDSYTSVSGKTWTTSGVYQDTLTNALGCDSIVTLTLIINHLTTGVDVQYACGSYTWIDGITYTANNNTAKDTLTNSNGCDSIVTLNLTINNSTFGVDTQIACDAYTWINGVTYSMNNNTAMDTLTNANGCDSIITLNLTINQSTSGVDIQTACDSYTSVSGKTWTTSGVYQDTLTNTMGCDSIVTLTLTINQSTTGSDTKTACNSYTSVSGKTWTISGVYQDTLTNTLGCDSIVTLSLTITTIDTSLTINGNTISANHTGASYQWLDCSSNYTMIPDQTNFSYTATQSGNYAVEITMNGCTDTSSCVTLTNVGIKDFVFNPNFNVYPNPTGGDVTIDLGRVYQNIEINVFDGVGQQVMGPIQRNNTDKLSLELIGERGVYFIQVEMDGVTSLFNIVKN
- a CDS encoding TonB family protein; its protein translation is MKYLVAFILISLSVGLSAQDTTTVYLKHDFSKTSQKKAFYYQKKVKVNKEVSYSEIYTMKGVMYQKGYYQNKDSKIRDGQFETFYSDGSLHQTGKYLNNIQVGLWTIYYPTGEKKSYGNYNAEGEKDSIWISLHQNGKVKSTGQYLNGNRLGEWIGFFDDGDKEYTKHYNEEGKLHGTYVFYGSEKLVYDTGAYENGDKIGEWKYYFNSGKPSGVVVYEQGEAVSATYWNEDGKEVNPKKQVVNQEPVFPGGESEMYAFLGKNLRYPPDARDSDIQGRLYASFIIDENGEIIDIKILRGLCPSIDHEAIRVIKSMPNWLPGISENRKTRVKYNLPIVFKLS
- a CDS encoding helix-turn-helix transcriptional regulator; amino-acid sequence: MQYKKIQPNQALNSVVDHFWFFQVEKSDLPFQQTLFPFGRFELFFELNGEHKVFFSGHLKNTVSIVYTEPFKAVGVSLNAWSADFLMQIPMVDFSSKTTDISDISEYRDVSDMLHTAQNEEEIIDVLEKSLFQKIERYQTDPISLWIAHLIKNNTDLTLDQFDFSKIGLSRRRIEQKFVTHTGVSMGKYLGLSRFEKALIALERSDQSDLTTIGLDLGYYDQSHFIRKFKGYSGVTPKQFMHRYSQIPERPIRDLMFL
- a CDS encoding class I SAM-dependent methyltransferase — its product is MDLTNNVDYIKLNKESWESRLQTHLDSEFYAVAKFKQGASSLNQIELDMLGDIQGKSILHLQCHFGQDSMSLSRMGAQVTGVDFSEDSIKKAQEIAFELGLDTQFVCCDIYDLKNHLDQKFDIVFTTYGTITWLPDLDRWADIIQHFLKPGGEFVFAEFHPFVWMFDDDLKKVIYNYDNKEAIVEEEEGTYANPDSKITQTSMTWNHAMSEVLTSLIQHKLMITDIMEYDYAPYPFVKNCEEFETGKYRITHFKNRIPLVYSIKAIKTQ
- a CDS encoding DUF2293 domain-containing protein encodes the protein MHTFTRNVYVTKKETLSCQRCKRSVRFGEKFVAESEEHRGTCFKCSPYVNAAFLEPGDAAMTRRSKKHSSYCGVLYVWNKRRRRFERKGQYVEAVAIELAKKECLADQEKRAKNNAKAAVKRAAEDKIYVAEFSKAIRNRYPNCPKGREEAIAQHACEKYSGRVGRTADAKQFDAKMIDLAVEAHIRHAETDYDSQFNKGKTKRMIRSEVKSDITSILRRWRKS